The DNA window AACCTGGTCGATACGGTTATCTCTGAACATGGAAAGCTCGACATAATGTTTAGCAATGCAGGCATACTAGGTAACCTTAGCCCTAGTATCCTAACCGCGGATGCTGAGGACTTGAGTAATATATTCGGGGTCAATGTGTTTGGTGCATTCTTCTGTGCTAAACACGCAGCCCGGGTTATGATTCCCGCTAAAAGAGGAAGCATCATATTCACCGCAAGTTGTGTTTCAAAGGTAGCCGGTTTGGCATCTCACACTTATACTTCAACCAAACATGCAGTGGTCGGGCTGACCAAGAACCTATGTGTGGAGTTAGGGCAACACGGGATTAGGGTCAACTGCATATCACCTCATGCAGTCCCCACAACGATGTACAATTCAGCGATTCCTTTGGAAAAAGATATCGCGGCTCGTTTGGTGATGGATACGGCCGTTTTGAAAGGGGTGACACTTGAAGCGAATGATGTTGGGGAGATGGCAGTTTTCTTAGGAAGCGATGAGTCGAAATATGTTAGCGGGGTCAATTTGTTGATAGATGGAGGCTACACAACCACAAATTCATCACTTGGGGATGCTTTGGCCAAGGCATTAATTCATTCAccgtaattaattttataatctaaGTCAATTTCAATTATACTAATGTGTTCAATTCCCCCTATTCTATTActtaaaataagtcaaattaTGTTGTTTGATAATGTACTATgttattatacatttatttggTAATAGTtcacttataataaaattgtttgtgAAAATTATTAGCCTTTGTTACTTGTTCATTTGAATAAGTTGTCCTATTTAAACAGTGTTGGTGCTTGTCTATTGAGAAACATATTATTTCTgataaaatattctaattaatatatgaatttttttcacTAAACCGGTTAATGCACCATCAATATCCACATTTTGAAAATACAATTTCTTCCATGTGACTTGGTATCTGAAAACAAATATCCACTTCATATATTGAATcaaattaaaaacacaaataaaaatatatttttgtaatggACATGTtagtatataaaaattaaatgataattaaacACACAATCAAGAATGAAAGAGAGGTATTGAAATAaccaaaaacataaacaataagaaaaataaataagagtgacaaaatttatttttaggacttttttttatacataaactAGTTTTTCCGCTAAAACTCGAAACGCgttaaattattgtatttcctgattataataaatattggtCCTGAAAAATCTTTAAACGCCTCGGACAACTTCCCCAAATGTTGCAAATAAACGATTTGTCATTTAGTTAATCTTTCAGACTAATTTAGATGATCTTGCTTCTAATTTAGATCACATCTTCTCTGGCCTAATAATTTAGATCCATACTTgcttctaataaaataaaaccggAACAGTAAAAGTTCTGTTAACACCACTGGAACTCTTTGGGacttttaactatataaaaatcTTCTTTTTTGCTAAtcagaatatttttattttatattgttaatgatgacctttataattaaaactattttcaaaatattgcaATATAGTTGATTTGTTGTCAACTACTCAACCAGCTCATTCATGACTTTAAAACAATTTCAGCTACTATATAATTAATGTGTTCtttgagaaaatatttaatgtcaACTGTCCAGCTAGCTAGAATACGGATAAATAATGAAATGAGtaccatatatatttatttaaaatcaaaatacataaaaaaaataattatcatg is part of the Impatiens glandulifera chromosome 1, dImpGla2.1, whole genome shotgun sequence genome and encodes:
- the LOC124935936 gene encoding secoisolariciresinol dehydrogenase-like, whose translation is MEASSLSARSINLITCRLEGKVAIITGGASGLGRATAKIFARYGAKVIAADVQDDLGHSLVDEAVTSNQTISFIHCDVTKDDDVKNLVDTVISEHGKLDIMFSNAGILGNLSPSILTADAEDLSNIFGVNVFGAFFCAKHAARVMIPAKRGSIIFTASCVSKVAGLASHTYTSTKHAVVGLTKNLCVELGQHGIRVNCISPHAVPTTMYNSAIPLEKDIAARLVMDTAVLKGVTLEANDVGEMAVFLGSDESKYVSGVNLLIDGGYTTTNSSLGDALAKALIHSP